A single window of Methanobacterium sp. DNA harbors:
- a CDS encoding NAD(P)-dependent oxidoreductase has protein sequence METKKILVTGGAGFIGTNLVNELKGRGHEVFAIDLLHNNRDNYQRCDVRNYRQLERIFENNEFDYVYHLAAEYGRWNGEEYYENLWQTNVIGTKHIIRLQEKLGFRMISFSSAEVYGDYNGVMNEDVMLNNPIKDTYQMNDYAITKWAGELMCMNSATMFGTETVRVRPVNCYGPHEEYSPYKGFIPIFIYKALHNQPYTVYKGHKRIIDYVGDTAFTFANIVDNFVPGEVYNVGGRIEWEKDIKDYSDMVLNAVGKDDSLVNYEEAEDFTTQVKTIDFSKAIKELKHDPKIDPEKGIEKTVEWMRWFYRVED, from the coding sequence ATGGAAACTAAGAAAATACTGGTAACAGGTGGAGCAGGATTCATAGGAACCAATCTCGTTAACGAATTAAAGGGAAGAGGGCATGAAGTATTTGCTATTGACCTCTTACACAACAACAGAGACAACTACCAGCGCTGTGATGTGCGCAACTATCGGCAGCTTGAACGAATCTTTGAAAATAATGAATTTGATTATGTATATCACCTAGCTGCTGAATACGGCCGTTGGAACGGTGAAGAATACTACGAAAACTTGTGGCAGACTAATGTCATCGGAACCAAACACATAATCCGGTTACAGGAAAAATTGGGTTTCAGGATGATATCTTTCTCATCAGCTGAAGTTTATGGTGATTACAATGGGGTAATGAATGAAGATGTTATGTTAAACAATCCTATTAAGGACACTTACCAGATGAATGATTATGCCATAACTAAGTGGGCTGGTGAGCTTATGTGTATGAACTCTGCCACCATGTTCGGAACAGAAACCGTGCGTGTTCGCCCTGTAAACTGTTATGGGCCTCATGAAGAATATTCCCCATATAAAGGTTTCATACCTATTTTTATCTATAAAGCTCTACATAATCAACCCTATACTGTTTATAAAGGACATAAGCGCATCATTGACTACGTGGGGGACACTGCATTCACTTTTGCTAATATTGTGGATAATTTCGTCCCTGGAGAGGTTTACAATGTTGGTGGAAGAATAGAATGGGAAAAGGATATCAAAGATTATTCAGACATGGTTTTGAATGCTGTTGGTAAAGATGATTCTCTGGTTAACTATGAAGAAGCCGAAGATTTCACAACTCAGGTTAAAACCATAGACTTTTCCAAAGCAATTAAAGAATTAAAACATGACCCTAAAATAGATCCTGAAAAAGGAATTGAAAAAACCGTTGAATGGATGCGATGGTTTTATAGGGTGGAAGATTGA